One Rosa chinensis cultivar Old Blush chromosome 5, RchiOBHm-V2, whole genome shotgun sequence genomic region harbors:
- the LOC112202895 gene encoding nuclear-pore anchor isoform X1, with translation MPLFVSDEEFSGHRDDVAWVAEKADAFIRNLYTELDTVKAQNDAASITAEQTCSLLEQKYLSLSDEHSKLESELAQLKSSFDERLSELAEVQSQKYQLNLQSINKDSEIEMLKTEVSELHKSKRQLMEIVEQKDEDISAKNCTIQSYLEKIVKSAENAAQREAGLSEAEAELARTKDSCTHLSQEKELIERHNVWLNDELAAKVDSLIKLRRTHADVEAEMSFKLSDVERKFNDCSSSLNWNKERVRELEAKLTSLQEELRLSKDTAAANEERSNAELSTTNKLVELYKESSEEWSKKAGELEGVIKALETHLSQVENDYKERLEGEVSARNQFEKEAADLKTKLEKCEAEIETSRKANELSLLPLNSSGQEMWLNSLESTDMAEVDRAVVPKIPVGVSGTALAASLLRDGWSLAKMYAKYQEAVDALRHEQLGRKESEAILQRVLYEIEEKAEVIMDERVEHERMAEAYSMINQKLQDSVSEQEYLERMITELKADIRRHERDYSFAQKEIADLQREVAVLLKECRDIQLRGASSGHDSYDNAVVVHSESDAEKVISEHLLTFKDINGLVQQNAQLRSLVRNLSDQLENREKEFKENFEKELKKHTEEAASRVEAVLQRAEEQGQMIESLHTSVAMYKRLYEEEHKLRSSGPHLIEAAPEERRSDVRHLLESSQEASRKAQDHAAVRVKCLEEDLAKIRSEIISLRSERDKFASEANIAREKLESFMKEFELQRNETNGVLARNIEFSQLIVDYQRKLREGSESVQTAEELSRKLTMEVSLLKQEKEMLQHAEKRASDEVHNLSERVYRLQASLDTIQSTQQVREEARAAERRKQEEYTEQKEREWADAKRELQEEKNNALTLALDRDQTIKNAVKQVEEMRKDLSNALHAAASAESRAAVAEARLSDLEKKSSSSDIQVVEIDGGSGSASLTGNEAMLALRAAKDEIKNLKDEMQATKDHMLQYKSIAQVNEDALKQMEFAHENFKIEAEKLKKSRDAELLSLRERVSELENEIMLKSQEVASAAAGKEEALFSALAEISSLKEETTAKTSQTAALEIQVSTLKEDLEKEHQRWRTAQANYERQVILQSETIQELTKTSQALAVLQQEASELRKLDDALKSENDELKSRWEVDKAMLEESASIAEKKYNEINEQNKILHGQLEAVHIQLAERDRGSFGTTSGSTGADTSGDAGLQTVISYLRRTKEIAETEISLLKQEKLRLQSQLESALKASETAQASLRAERASSRSMLFSEEELKSLQLQVREINLLRESNIQLREENKHNFEECQKLHEISQKASVERHNLERLLRDRQIEVEACKKDIEMQKMEKDHLEKRLSELLERYRNIDVEDYDRTKAEHQQMQVTLKEKDSHIEEVKKLLSEKLEIVLSLEKDLANFRSELTERDRRINDMLPAEAILKSDVEKQRRIGLQFKRKYETCLKEKEDLQRQKEDLQRQKDDLQRQCDDLQRQRDDLIRQLEEKQAKRSSGDPAGEHALKEERDQKIQTLQKMMERQKEAMERQKEDLRNEKANRKKTEHALLDSLNKIEQDKIIFKNELEKHKLAVRQLSDEQEKLKHAKDGLPEGTSVVQHLSGAILDDRASAYFLVCENYERVAHSTLNELGAGGVPADTPVADASLAATSVHYAAPAPAATLASSMTPTAVMPSKATDETERRFTFPKRNVEPRKTGRKLVRPRLVRPEEPQGDVEMSETEGAQTLNKHAASTDAEVQGVATSTQPLFRKRQASSSQFESHEESINQGETGPDVAAPVSKKPKGSESPQKSEGQAPASLENLGNVPATEEASNADNPQGSNEEGAVDAEKEEIENTAVKVEEPIEQQFDGSSQPESQHDKNSVLEEDVDGSDVKEMVPDDGAKDNQVEPDNRQSSGVGGDREEGELPPDVSDLEGGDTTMGSPGIEEGQSEPITTPRASPSRVDDEDLAGASVVDVSEVNSPEVLNEEKNNEVDVPEETAEASDKSNDGIDQTAMETDLTVEAASVAGDASITAEGTSASTTTEASGSRQASASATTEAEEAKQVSPSSTTINITEQARRNAELRQRGQQGRQPIVVPPTPTRGRGRPAQRGRARAVRRPVRGRGPTSGDQV, from the exons ATGCCGCTCTTCGTCTCCGACGAGGAGTTCTCCGGCCACCGAGACGACGTCGCTTGGGTGGCGGAGAAGGCCGACGCGTTTATCCGGAACCTCTACACGGAGCTTGACACCGTCAAGGCGCAGAACGACGCCGCTTCGATCACCGCCGAGCAGACCTGCTCTCTCCTCGAGCAGAAGTACCTCTCCCTCTCCGATGAACACTCCAAGCTCGAGTCCGAACTCGCGCAGCTCAAGTCCTCGTTCGACGAGCGCCTCTCCGAGCTCGCCGAAGTGCAGTCTCAGAAGTACCAGCTCAATTTACAATCC ATTAATAAAGATAGTGAGATAGAGATGTTGAAGACGGAGGTGTCAGAGCTGCACAAATCAAAGAGGCAGTTAATGGAGATAGTGGAGCAAAAGGATGAAGATATTAGTGCAAAGAATTGCACCATCCAGTCTTATCTCGAGAAGATT GTCAAGTCGGCTGAGAATGCTGCCCAGAGGGAGGCCGGATTAAGTGAAGCTGAGGCAGAGTTAGCACGCACCAAGGATTCATGCACTCATCTTTCACAG GAGAAAGAACTTATCGAGAGGCATAATGTCTGGCTTAATGATGAGTTAGCAGCCAAAGTTGACAGTCTCATTAAGCTGCGTAGAACGCATGCCGATGTTGAGGCAGAGATGTCTTTTAAGCTTTCAGAT GTTGAACGGAAATTCAATGACTGTTCTAGCTCCTTAAATTGGAACAAGGAAAGAGTGAGGGAACTAGAAGCAAAGCTGACATCCTTGCAGGAG GAACTACGCTTATCGAAAGATACTGCAGCAGCTAATGAAGAGAGATCAAATGCCGAACTCTCAACG ACAAATAAGCTTGTTGAACTATATAAGGAAAGTTCAGAGGAATGGTCCAAAAAGGCGGGAGAGCTTGAGGGCGTGATCAAAGCTCTGGAG ACGCATTTGAGTCAAGTTGAAAATGATTACAAGGAGAGACTTGAAGGGGAAGTGTCTGCAAGAAATCAATTTGAAAAG GAGGCTGCAGATCTGAAGACAAAACTTGAGAAGTgcgaagcagaaattgaaactaGCAGGAAAGCAAATGAGCTGAGTCTTCTCCCACTTAATAGTTCTGGTCAGGAAAT GTGGTTGAATTCATTAGAATCTACTGACATGGCTGAGGTTGATCGTGCGGTGGTGCCGAAGATTCCTGTTGGTGTTTCAGGAACAGCATTAGCAGCGTCCCTTTTACGCGACGGGTGGAGT CTTGCAAAAATGTATGCGAAGTACCAAGAGGCGGTCGATGCCTTGCGTCATGAGCAGTTGGGAAGGAAGGAATCTGAGGCAATCTTGCAACGG GTTCTATATGAAATAGAAGAGAAAGCTGAAGTCATCATGGATGAAAGAG TGGAACATGAGAGAATGGCCGAGGCATATTCTATGATCAACCAGAAGTTGCAGGACTCAGTTTCTGAACAAGAATACTTAGAGAGAATGATCACGGAGTTGAAG GCTGACATAAGGAGGCATGAACGTGACTACTCCTTTGCTCAAAAAGAGATTGCTGATCTTCAGAGAGAG GTGGCAGTCCTTTTGAAAGAATGTCGAGATATACAGCTTCGTGGTGCATCTTCGGGTCATGATAGTTATGACAATGCTGTTGTGGTGCACTCGGAATCTGATGCTGAAAAAGTCATATCTGAACATCTT TTGACCTTCAAGGACATAAATGGTCTGGTTCAGCAGAATGCCCAGCTCAGGAGTCTTGTTCGCAATCTTTCTGACCAGCTTGAAAATAGGGAAAAGGAGTTCAAG gaaaattttgaaaaggaGCTCAAGAAGCATACTGAGGAAGCTGCTTCTAGAGTTGAGGCTGTATTACAAAGAGCTGAAGAGCAAGGGCAAATGATTGAATCCCTTCACACCTCT GTCGCAATGTACAAAAGGTTGTATGAAGAGGAGCATAAACTTCGTTCGTCTGGTCCCCATTTAATAGAGGCTGCtccag aggaaagaagaagtgatGTTAGGCATCTACTTGAGAGTTCTCAG GAAGCTAGCAGAAAGGCCCAAGACCATGCTGCAGTACGAGTGAAATGTCTGGAAGAAGATCTAGCGAAGATCAG GAGTGAGATAATATCATTGCGGTCAGAGCGTGACAAATTCGCTTCTGAAGCGAATATTGCTAGAGAGAAACTTGAGAGCTTTATGAAAGAATTTGAGCTTCAG AGGAACGAAACAAATGGTGTATTAGCAAGGAACATTGAGTTCTCTCAGTTAATAGTTGACTACCAGCGGAAGCTGCGTGAAGGTTCTGAGTCCGTGCAAACTGCTGAGGAGCTTTCTAGGAAGTTGACTATGGAG GTGTCTCTTTTGAAGCAAGAGAAGGAAATGCTGCAACATGCTGAGAAGAGAGCTTCGGATGAAGTTCATAATTTGTCAGAGAGGGTTTATAGACTGCAG GCTAGTTTGGACACTATTCAGAGTACCCAGCAAGTTCGCGAG GAGGCAAGAGCTGCCGAGaggagaaaacaagaagagTATACAGAACAAAAAGAG AGGGAGTGGGCTGATGCTAAAAGAGAATtgcaagaagagaaaaataatgcTCTCACTCTTGCACTTGACCGCGATCAGACCATAAAAAATGCCGTCAAACAGGTTGAAGAAATGAGAAAAGATTTGTCTAATGCACTTCATGCTGCTGCATCTGCTGAGAGTAGAGCTGCTGTAGCTGAg GCCAGACTGTCTGATCTGGAGAAAAAGAGTTCATCCTCAGATATCCAG GTTGTTGAGATTGACGGTGGGAGTGGATCTGCTTCTTTGACAGGCAATGAG GCTATGTTGGCATTACGTGCTGCAAAGGATGAGATTAAGAATTTGAAAGATGAAATGCAGGCTACTAAAGATCACATGCTACAG TATAAGAGTATAGCTCAGGTAAATGAGGATGCATTGAAACAGATGGAATTTGCACATGAAAACTTCAAGATTGAG GCTGAAAAACTGAAGAAATCTCGAGATGCTGAATTACTCTCTTTGAGAGAGAGGGTCTCTGAACTTGAAAATGAGATTATGTTGAAGTCCCAAGAAGTGGCTTCTGCAGCAGCAGGGAAGGAAGAAGCTCTATTCTCTGCTTTAGCAGAAATTTCAAGCCTAAAGGAAGAAACCACAGCAAAAAC TTCTCAAACTGCTGCCCTGGAGATTCAGGTTTCTACTTTGAAGGAAGACTTGGAGAAAGAACATCAGCGATGGCGCACTGCACAGGCTAATTATGAAAGACAG gtcatccttCAGTCAGAGACAATACAGGAGTTGACTAAAACATCACAAGCTTTGGCTGTGCTTCAGCAGGAAGCATCAGAGTTGCGTAAATTGGATGATGCACTCAAAAGTGAAAAT GATGAACTAAAGTCCAGGTGGGAAGTTGATAAGGCAATGTTAGAGGAATCCGCTAGTATTGCTGAGAAGAAGTACAATGAAATCAATGAACAG AATAAAATACTGCATGGTCAACTGGAGGCTGTGCACATTCAATTGGCCGAGAGAGATCGTGGTTCATTTGGAACAACTTCTGGAAGCACTGGAGCAGATACTTCAGGTGATGCTGGTTTACAAACTGTGATAAGTTATCTTCGACGTACAAAAGAGATT GCAGAGACAGAGATATCCTTATTGAAACAAGAAAAACTAAGATTGCAATCACAA CTTGAGAGTGCCCTCAAGGCTTCAGAAACAGCCCAAGCATCACTTCGTGCTGAGCGTGCAAGTTCAAGGTCAATGTTGTTCTCAGAGGAGGAACTAAAATCCTTACAACTACAG gTTAGAGAAATAAACTTGCTCCGCGAAAGTAATATCCAACTGAGAGAAGAAAATAAGCACAATTTTGAGGAATGCCAG AAATTGCATGAAATATCACAAAAGGCTAGTGTTGAGCGTCACAACCTAGAGAGGCTGTTAAGGGATAGACAGATTGAGGTGGAGGCATGTAAAAAAGACATTGAAATGCAAAAGATGGAGAAAGATCACTTGGAAAAGAGGCTCAGTGAG TTACTTGAAAGGTATAGAAATATAGATGTTGAAGATTATGATCGCACAAAGGCTGAACATCAGCAGATGCAG GTAACATTGAAGGAGAAGGATTCTCATATAGAAGAAGTCAAGAAACTTCTTTCGGAGAAGCTGGAGATTGTTTTGTCTTTAGAAAAAGATCTTGCAAACTTCAGATCGGAACTGACTGAGAGGGATAGGAGGATAAATGACATGTTGCCAGCAGAG GCAATTTTAAAATCAGATGTGGAGAAGCAAAGAAGGATTGGCCTTCAGTTTAAG AGGAAGTATGAGACATGCTTAAAGGAAAAGGAGGATCTTCAAAGACAAAAGGAGGATCTTCAAAGGCAAAAGGACGACCTTCAAAGGCAATGCGACGACCTTCAAAGGCAAAGGGATGACCTTATAAGGCAGTTGGAGGAAAAACAAG CGAAACGATCTTCTGGTGATCCTGCTGGGGAGCATGCCCTTAAAGAAGAGAGAGACCAAAAAATTCAG ACACTGCAAAAAATGATGGAGAGGCAGAAAGAGGCAATGGAGAGGCAGAAAGAGGACCTACGAAATGAGAAAGCAAACCGCAAGAAGACTGAGCATGCTTTATTGGATTCTCTTAATAAAATTGAGCAg GACAAAATAATCTTCAAGAATGAGCTGGAGAAGCATAAGCTGGCTGTCAGGCAGCTTTCAGATGAGCAGGAAAAGCTGAAGCATGCAAAAGATGGTCTTCCTGAG GGTACCTCAGTTGTTCAACATCTTTCTGGAGCCATACTGGATGATCGAGCCTCTGCTTACTTCTTGGTTTGTGAAAATTATGAAAGGGTAGCACATTCAACTTTGAATGAGCTTGGAGCTGGTGGTGTTCCTGCAGACACTCCAGTTGCAGATGCTTCATTAGCTGCTACTTCTG TGCATTATGCAGCTCCTGCTCCAGCAGCCACCCTTGCATCCTCAATGACTCCTACGGCAGTTATGCCATCCAAAGCAACAGATGAAACTGAAAGGAGGTtcacttttcccaaaagaaacgtTGAACCTCGTAAAACAGGGAGGAAATTGGTTCGGCCCCGTCTTGTAAGACCTGAGGAACCACAAGGTGATGTAGAGATGTCAGAGACGGAAGGGGCTCAGACTCTGAATAAACATGCAGCTTCCACTGACGCCGAAGTTCAGGGCGTTGCTACTTCGACACAACCACTGTTTCGAAAACGTCAAGCTTCTTCATCTCAGTTTGAGTCTCACGAGGAATCAATAAACCAAGGGGAAACTGGTCCTGATGTGGCAGCACCTGTGTCAAAGAAGCCCAAAGGTTCAGAATCTCCTCAAAAGAGTGAAGGGCAAGCACCTGCTTCATTGGAAAATCTTGGCAATGTTCCAGCCACAGAAGAAGCTTCTAATGCTGATAATCCTCAAGGTTCAAATGAGGAAGGTGCTGTTGATGCTGAGAAGGAAGAGATTGAGAATACCGCGGTGAAGGTTGAAGAGCCAATTGAACAACAATTTGATGGTTCAAGTCAACCTGAATCACAACATGACAAGAATAGTGTTTTGGAAGAAGATGTGGATGGATCAGATGTTAAAGAGATGGTGCCCGATGATGGAGCAAAGGATAATCAGGTGGAGCCTGACAACCGACAGTCCAGTGGAGTTGGGGGAGACAGAGAAGAGGGAGAGCTTCCACCTGATGTATCAGACCTTGAAGGTGGTGATACAACGATGGGCAGTCCTGGTATAGAGGAAGGTCAGTCGGAGCCTATTACAACACCCAGAGCTTCACCATCTAGGGTTGATGATGAAGATCTTGCTGGCGCTTCTGTTGTGGATGTTAGTGAGGTGAATTCTCCAGAAGTTcttaatgaagagaaaaataatgaaGTTGATGTACCTGAAGAGACAGCTGAAGCCTCTGATAAGTCAAATGATGGTATCGATCAAACTGCAATGGAGACTGACCTCACTGTTGAAGCTGCCTCTGTAGCTGGTGATGCCTCTATAACCGCTGAGGGTACCTCTGCAAGTACTACTACAGAGGCTAGTGGTTCAAGACAGGCCAGTGCTAGTGCCACCACTGAAGCAGAAGAGGCAAAGCAGGTTTCTCCTTCCTCTACCACCATAAATATAACTGAACAAGCTAGGCGGAATGCTGAGCTAAGACAGCGTGGACAACAGGGACGACAACCAATTGTTGTACCTCCGACCCCAACTAGAGGTCGTGGAAGACCAGCACAGCGTGGACGTGCACGTGCTGTGCGTCGTCCTGTCCGTGGACGTGGCCCCACATCTGGTGATCAAGTGTAA